In a single window of the Penaeus monodon isolate SGIC_2016 chromosome 3, NSTDA_Pmon_1, whole genome shotgun sequence genome:
- the LOC119591691 gene encoding uncharacterized protein LOC119591691 isoform X2, whose protein sequence is MATEADQRRGLEVSLGVALKTWGRKALLLLYEDKFSKTHPGKFPYDILKLKSKTRFILKQNKAQADAIQKNEVDRFDISALYLLLRYACGFSSGTTRWKNLETLEGNIEKIKDLRNTEAHWTEEVYSKVDLEEKWIEFVKAVKFVLVHGGLKKWLPIFKDNLQLIKQGEVYDGKKVMLQKALQSELRELYRSGRKTTLMPLVWAGRSFRFKHDALQAYITTKFSFSQDRLETFIETNGLLENRGTHQVMVLQGESGTGKTSLLRYFASVWKREQPCPVSTLNNIDYLVFLDCNAVSGRTFTISDIIREIFPVTCSSTNIGSIVDILKAATGSVMFLIDSFDERLGAFQERFKDLQGLFPKAIFLVTTRPHLTPAICNLCQDTPLVFTARGFNWFSARTCVSKLLAVENKSENPEELLKILSPHQELVKIPQLLCWCTWLWLEEGNAIFSTRGKIFYNLTDFMIRKLCHISDIRNFAGELPKEGQQWLSVVAECAYNQAKKGLGSLSKTSDEITLLEIKAKNLKLRPLEALSSLMQCDSFMSAQGEHISFQFIHNSHANFLIAYHVVERLRNDEITITGLLKDLQMDQKTILTFVVSILFQNKEKPDGYHRIQEIASLSRVHVKFYDINFFLDLIEESQYNKRLAQELARYMPIADTEPSPQIGRGRVDHLNSHYLWIRKKEIERSEAMCMLLSFSTPSRLWLRLSDGILAGDVTCGSKIQCDVEAAMKLIRNSYKDKPLCELKLSDFTVSCPLVWPQNLWWLSIYRCKIETDLGLQEGLLKLSMSECTNLGRFSIPSTVKSLKLHEMDVDNPVLPPGLETLVVESCQVIRHPAVSPRLKKHRFVDCTFWEDIELYLAMMNSLSCSDEAEFAAGF, encoded by the exons ATGGCAACGGAGGCGGACCAGAGGCGGGGCCTGGAAGTGAGCCTTGGAGTGGCACTCAAGACCTGGGGAAGAAAGGCTTTGCTGCTGCTCTATGAGGACAA GTTTTCAAAAACGCATCCAGGCAAGTTCCCTTATGACATCCTGAAGCTGAAGTCCAAGACGAGATTTATCCTGAAGCAGAACAAGGCCCAGGCCGATGCCATCCAAAAGAACGAAGTCGACAGGTTCGACATCAGCGCCCTCTATCTGCTGCTCCGTTATGCGTGCGGCTTCTCCAGCGGAACCACTCGCTGGAAAAACCTGGAGACGCTGGAAG GCAACATTGAGAAGATAAAGGATCTGCGTAACACGGAGGCCCACTGGACGGAGGAAGTTTACTCTAAGGTGGATCTGGAAGAGAAATGGATCGAGTTTGTGAAAGCTGTAAAGTTCGTTCTGGTGCATGGAGGTCTCAAGAAGTGGTTGCCCATCTTCAAGGATAATTTGCAGCTGATAAAGCAAGGAGAAGTCTACGACGGGAAGAAAGTTATGTTGCAaa AGGCCCTTCAAAGTGAACTTCGAGAACTGTACAGAAGCGGTCGGAAAACAACGCTCATGCCCCTTGTGTGGGCTGGGCGGTCCTTTCGATTCAAACACGATGCCCTCCAAGCTTACATTACCACCAAGTTCTCCTTCAGCCAAGATAG GCTTGAGACCTTTATTGAAACCAATGGCTTGCTGGAAAATAGAGGAACCCATCAAGTTATGGTGCTGCAGGGCGAGTCTGGCACCGGCAAGACGTCACTCCTCCGTTACTTTGCCTCTGTGTGGAAAAGGGAGCAGCCATGCCCTGTATCCACACTTAATAACATTGACTATCTTGTGTTCCTGGATTGCAATGCCGTATCTGGCAGAACCTTCACAATTAGTGATATCATCAGAGAGATTTTCCCAGTGACATGCTCCTCCACAAATATCGGTTCAATTGTGGATATTTTAAAGGCAGCGACAGGCAGTGTAATGTTTCTGATTGATTCCTTTGACGAGAGACTGGGGGCCTTTCAAGAGCGTTTCAAAGACCTGCAGGGATTATTTCCTAAAGCTATATTTTTGGTCACGACACGGCCACATTTGACCCCTGCCATCTGCAACTTGTGCCAGGATACCCCACTAGTTTTCACAGCACGCGGATTTAATTGGTTCAGCGCGAGAACCTGTGTCAGTAAGCTACTTGCTGTAGAAAATAAATCAGAGAACCCAGAGGAGCTCCTCAAAATACTATCACCACACCAAGAACTTGTAAAAATCCCTCAGCTTTTGTGTTGGTGTACATGGCTGTGGCTAGAAGAGGGAAACGCCATTTTTTCAACGcgtggaaaaatattttataatttgacAGATTTCATGATAAGAAAATTATGCCACATTAGTGATATCAGAAATTTTGCAGGAGAACTACCAAAAGAAGGTCAACAATGGTTAAGTGTAGTGGCTGAATGTGCTTATAACCAGGCGAAAAAAGGGCTGGGTTCACTGAGCAAGACCAGTGACGAAATTACACTCTTGGAGATTAAAGCAAAGAACCTTAAGCTCAGGCCTCTTGAAGCTCTCTCAAGTCTTATGCAGTGTGACAGCTTTATGTCGGCACAAGGAGAACATATAAGTTTCCAGTTTATACACAACTCCCACGCAAACTTTCTCATAGCGTACCATGTTGTCGAACGCCTGAGAAATGACGAAATCACAATCACCGGTCTCTTAAAGGACTTGCAAATGGACCAGAAGACCATCTTAACATTTGTGGTTAGTATTCtctttcaaaacaaagaaaaaccagATGGAtatcacagaattcaagaaattgcctCTCTGAGTAGAGTGCATGTCAAGTTCTATGATATAAACTTCTTTTTGGATCTTATAGAGGAAAGCCAATACAACAAGAGGCTTGCACAGGAACTAGCACGATATATGCCCATTGCTGACACAGAGCCCTCGCCACAGATAGGCCGAGGAAGAGTAGATCACCTGAATTCTCACTACTTgtggataaggaagaaggaaatagaacgAAGTGAAGCTATGTGCATGTTGCTCTCATTCTCAACTCCCTCTCGACTGTGGCTGCGTCTGTCGGATGGCATACTGGCTGGGGATGTCACATGTGGTTCAAAAATACAGTGTGATGTTGAAGCTGCAATGAAGTTGATCAGGAATTCTTACAAGGACAAGCCTCTTTGTGAGCTGAAGTTAAGTGACTTTACAGTGAGCTGTCCCCTTGTCTGGCCACAAAACCTGTGGTGGCTGTCCATATATCGCTGCAAGATTGAGACAGATCTCGGCCTACAGGAAGGTCTCTTGAAACTAAGTATGAGCGAGTGTACGAACTTAGGACGCTTTAGCATTCCCTCTACTGTGAAGTCGCTAAAACTACATGAAATGGATGTCGACAACCCCGTCCTTCCCCCTGGCCTTGAAACCCTCGTGGTAGAATCCTGCCAGGTTATCAGGCACCCGGCCGTGTCTCCTAGGCTTAAGAAACATAGATTCGTAGACTGCACATTTTGGGAAGACATTGAACTCTACCTTGCTATGATGAATTCGCTTTCATGCTCTGACGAAGCTGAGTTTGCTGCTGGCTTTTAA
- the LOC119591691 gene encoding uncharacterized protein LOC119591691 isoform X1, producing the protein MNYLAAPPPVTMATEADQRRGLEVSLGVALKTWGRKALLLLYEDKFSKTHPGKFPYDILKLKSKTRFILKQNKAQADAIQKNEVDRFDISALYLLLRYACGFSSGTTRWKNLETLEGNIEKIKDLRNTEAHWTEEVYSKVDLEEKWIEFVKAVKFVLVHGGLKKWLPIFKDNLQLIKQGEVYDGKKVMLQKALQSELRELYRSGRKTTLMPLVWAGRSFRFKHDALQAYITTKFSFSQDRLETFIETNGLLENRGTHQVMVLQGESGTGKTSLLRYFASVWKREQPCPVSTLNNIDYLVFLDCNAVSGRTFTISDIIREIFPVTCSSTNIGSIVDILKAATGSVMFLIDSFDERLGAFQERFKDLQGLFPKAIFLVTTRPHLTPAICNLCQDTPLVFTARGFNWFSARTCVSKLLAVENKSENPEELLKILSPHQELVKIPQLLCWCTWLWLEEGNAIFSTRGKIFYNLTDFMIRKLCHISDIRNFAGELPKEGQQWLSVVAECAYNQAKKGLGSLSKTSDEITLLEIKAKNLKLRPLEALSSLMQCDSFMSAQGEHISFQFIHNSHANFLIAYHVVERLRNDEITITGLLKDLQMDQKTILTFVVSILFQNKEKPDGYHRIQEIASLSRVHVKFYDINFFLDLIEESQYNKRLAQELARYMPIADTEPSPQIGRGRVDHLNSHYLWIRKKEIERSEAMCMLLSFSTPSRLWLRLSDGILAGDVTCGSKIQCDVEAAMKLIRNSYKDKPLCELKLSDFTVSCPLVWPQNLWWLSIYRCKIETDLGLQEGLLKLSMSECTNLGRFSIPSTVKSLKLHEMDVDNPVLPPGLETLVVESCQVIRHPAVSPRLKKHRFVDCTFWEDIELYLAMMNSLSCSDEAEFAAGF; encoded by the exons GCAGCTCCTCCTCCAGTAACCATGGCAACGGAGGCGGACCAGAGGCGGGGCCTGGAAGTGAGCCTTGGAGTGGCACTCAAGACCTGGGGAAGAAAGGCTTTGCTGCTGCTCTATGAGGACAA GTTTTCAAAAACGCATCCAGGCAAGTTCCCTTATGACATCCTGAAGCTGAAGTCCAAGACGAGATTTATCCTGAAGCAGAACAAGGCCCAGGCCGATGCCATCCAAAAGAACGAAGTCGACAGGTTCGACATCAGCGCCCTCTATCTGCTGCTCCGTTATGCGTGCGGCTTCTCCAGCGGAACCACTCGCTGGAAAAACCTGGAGACGCTGGAAG GCAACATTGAGAAGATAAAGGATCTGCGTAACACGGAGGCCCACTGGACGGAGGAAGTTTACTCTAAGGTGGATCTGGAAGAGAAATGGATCGAGTTTGTGAAAGCTGTAAAGTTCGTTCTGGTGCATGGAGGTCTCAAGAAGTGGTTGCCCATCTTCAAGGATAATTTGCAGCTGATAAAGCAAGGAGAAGTCTACGACGGGAAGAAAGTTATGTTGCAaa AGGCCCTTCAAAGTGAACTTCGAGAACTGTACAGAAGCGGTCGGAAAACAACGCTCATGCCCCTTGTGTGGGCTGGGCGGTCCTTTCGATTCAAACACGATGCCCTCCAAGCTTACATTACCACCAAGTTCTCCTTCAGCCAAGATAG GCTTGAGACCTTTATTGAAACCAATGGCTTGCTGGAAAATAGAGGAACCCATCAAGTTATGGTGCTGCAGGGCGAGTCTGGCACCGGCAAGACGTCACTCCTCCGTTACTTTGCCTCTGTGTGGAAAAGGGAGCAGCCATGCCCTGTATCCACACTTAATAACATTGACTATCTTGTGTTCCTGGATTGCAATGCCGTATCTGGCAGAACCTTCACAATTAGTGATATCATCAGAGAGATTTTCCCAGTGACATGCTCCTCCACAAATATCGGTTCAATTGTGGATATTTTAAAGGCAGCGACAGGCAGTGTAATGTTTCTGATTGATTCCTTTGACGAGAGACTGGGGGCCTTTCAAGAGCGTTTCAAAGACCTGCAGGGATTATTTCCTAAAGCTATATTTTTGGTCACGACACGGCCACATTTGACCCCTGCCATCTGCAACTTGTGCCAGGATACCCCACTAGTTTTCACAGCACGCGGATTTAATTGGTTCAGCGCGAGAACCTGTGTCAGTAAGCTACTTGCTGTAGAAAATAAATCAGAGAACCCAGAGGAGCTCCTCAAAATACTATCACCACACCAAGAACTTGTAAAAATCCCTCAGCTTTTGTGTTGGTGTACATGGCTGTGGCTAGAAGAGGGAAACGCCATTTTTTCAACGcgtggaaaaatattttataatttgacAGATTTCATGATAAGAAAATTATGCCACATTAGTGATATCAGAAATTTTGCAGGAGAACTACCAAAAGAAGGTCAACAATGGTTAAGTGTAGTGGCTGAATGTGCTTATAACCAGGCGAAAAAAGGGCTGGGTTCACTGAGCAAGACCAGTGACGAAATTACACTCTTGGAGATTAAAGCAAAGAACCTTAAGCTCAGGCCTCTTGAAGCTCTCTCAAGTCTTATGCAGTGTGACAGCTTTATGTCGGCACAAGGAGAACATATAAGTTTCCAGTTTATACACAACTCCCACGCAAACTTTCTCATAGCGTACCATGTTGTCGAACGCCTGAGAAATGACGAAATCACAATCACCGGTCTCTTAAAGGACTTGCAAATGGACCAGAAGACCATCTTAACATTTGTGGTTAGTATTCtctttcaaaacaaagaaaaaccagATGGAtatcacagaattcaagaaattgcctCTCTGAGTAGAGTGCATGTCAAGTTCTATGATATAAACTTCTTTTTGGATCTTATAGAGGAAAGCCAATACAACAAGAGGCTTGCACAGGAACTAGCACGATATATGCCCATTGCTGACACAGAGCCCTCGCCACAGATAGGCCGAGGAAGAGTAGATCACCTGAATTCTCACTACTTgtggataaggaagaaggaaatagaacgAAGTGAAGCTATGTGCATGTTGCTCTCATTCTCAACTCCCTCTCGACTGTGGCTGCGTCTGTCGGATGGCATACTGGCTGGGGATGTCACATGTGGTTCAAAAATACAGTGTGATGTTGAAGCTGCAATGAAGTTGATCAGGAATTCTTACAAGGACAAGCCTCTTTGTGAGCTGAAGTTAAGTGACTTTACAGTGAGCTGTCCCCTTGTCTGGCCACAAAACCTGTGGTGGCTGTCCATATATCGCTGCAAGATTGAGACAGATCTCGGCCTACAGGAAGGTCTCTTGAAACTAAGTATGAGCGAGTGTACGAACTTAGGACGCTTTAGCATTCCCTCTACTGTGAAGTCGCTAAAACTACATGAAATGGATGTCGACAACCCCGTCCTTCCCCCTGGCCTTGAAACCCTCGTGGTAGAATCCTGCCAGGTTATCAGGCACCCGGCCGTGTCTCCTAGGCTTAAGAAACATAGATTCGTAGACTGCACATTTTGGGAAGACATTGAACTCTACCTTGCTATGATGAATTCGCTTTCATGCTCTGACGAAGCTGAGTTTGCTGCTGGCTTTTAA